The following coding sequences lie in one Arachis stenosperma cultivar V10309 chromosome 5, arast.V10309.gnm1.PFL2, whole genome shotgun sequence genomic window:
- the LOC130980665 gene encoding uncharacterized protein LOC130980665, which produces MEKNQAAAIHTQPSPQLESNTEEGVNWEEANYLGNSSRQAYNPYSKTYNPGWKNHPNFGWGNQQNQGRDHKSHNPNQGKIKKVSWEECKAVTLTNEEILEENTSKPTEHIQGSFHGNLEEKEQGNGPVQGKEPKRKEILKPYVPKAPFSQRLRGGKKEKSYSRFLDMFASLNVNIPFIKTLQQMPTYIKFMKELLTKNRTLKARQTVIMNKECSALIKKDLPLKKKDPQSFHIPCAIGDTRIDRGFCDLGASINVMPLSLMKRFQINELKSIDVVIQLVDKTQKQAEGVVENVLVKVENYFLPTDFVVLDMEESYLHPIILERPFLANARALIDVEQEKLILKIHYEHLTFHVFKPTPESEPKPKEPKDDHSKMSLKESNSEPEAEPLKQSLVNKQEFQEIQ; this is translated from the exons ATGGAGAAAAATCAGGCTGCAGCTATCCACACTCAACCATCCCCTCAATTAGAGTCAAATACAGAGGAAGGAGTTAACTGGGAGGAAGCCAATTACCTTGGGAATTCATCTAGGCAAGCTTATAACCCATATTCAAAGACCTATAACCCtggttggaagaaccacccaaactttgggtggggaaaccaacaAAACCAAGGCCGAGACCACAAATCTCATAATCCCAACCA AGGGAAAATAAAGAAGGTGAGCTGGGAAGAATGTAAGGCAGTTACTCTTACGAATGAAGAAATCCTGGAAGAAAATACCAGCAAGCCAACAGAGCACATCCAAGGAAGTTTCCATGGAAATTTGGAGGAAAAGGAACAAGGAAATGGACCTGTACAAGGGAAAGAACCAAAAAGGAAGGAAATTCTAAAACCGTACGTTCCAAAGGCACCATTTTCCCAGAGACTCAGGGGAGGTAAGAAAGAGAAGTCATACTCAAGATTCTTAGACATGTTTGCATCCCTCAATGTCAACATACCCTTCATCAAAACTCTCCAACAGATGCCTACCTACATCAAGTTCATGAAAGAGTTGCTAACCAAGAATAGAACCTTGAAAGCGAGACAAACAGTGATAATGaacaaggaatgtagtgccCTCATCAAGAAGGATTTACCTCTGAAGAAAAAAGATCCGCAGAGCTTTCATATCCCCTGTGCCATAGGAGATACAAGGATTGATagaggattctgtgatctaggagccagcataaatgtgatgcctctgtCTCTCATGAAGAGGTTTCAAATCAATGAACTGAAATCCATAGATGTAGTCATCCAATTGGTCGATAAGACTCAGAAGCAAGCTGAAGGAGTAGTCGAGAATGTATTGGTCAAAGTGGAAAATTACTTCCTCCCCACTGACTTTGTTGTTCTGGACATGGAGGAAAGTTACCTCCATCCAATCATTCTGGAAAGACCGTTTCTAGCCAATgctagagcactcatagatgtggaACAAGAAAAGTTAATACTGAAAATACATTATGAACATCTCACtttccatgttttcaaacctACACCTGAATCTGAGCCAAAACCTAAGGAACCGAAGGATGATCACAGCAAAATGTCCCTTAAAGAAAGCAACAGTGAACCGGAAGCAGAGCCCCTGAAACAATCCTTGGTGAACAAGCAAGAATTTCAAGAGATACAATAA